A region from the Vicia villosa cultivar HV-30 ecotype Madison, WI linkage group LG3, Vvil1.0, whole genome shotgun sequence genome encodes:
- the LOC131660361 gene encoding psbP domain-containing protein 3, chloroplastic-like, translated as MKDEKEVKVIHLKEMASISWFSCLHIRPTASADNKISSPITVEHHKTRPQNLLSSLEEGHAVNRRQLILYTSTAAIAASSTVSNALALNDVSEEFSVYTDDENKFKIEIPQEWQNGTGESAGFKSLTAFYPKEQSNSNVSVVITGVGPDFTKMESFGKVEEFADTLVSGLDRSWKKPPGVAAKLIDCKSSKGFYFIEYTLQSPGESRKHLYSAIGMLTNGWYNRLYTVTGQYGDEETDKYASKIQKAVRSFKFT; from the exons ATGAAGGATGAGAAAGAAGTGAAGGTCATCCATCTTAAAGAAATGGCATCCATTTCATGGTTCAGCTGTCTTCACATCCGACCAACAGCCTCTGCAGACAACAAAATTTCTTCACCAATAACCGTGGAACATCATAAAACAAGACCACAAAATTTACT TTCTTCCTTAGAAGAAGGACATGCTGTTAATAGAAGACAACTGATTCTTTACACATCAACAGCAGCAATTGCAGCTTCATCTACTGTCTCAAATGCATTGGCACTCAATG ACGTGTCTGAGGAATTTAGTGTCTACACTGATGATGAGAACAAGTTCAAGATTGAGATTCCTCAAG AGTGGCAAAACGGAACAGGAGAATCTGCTGGATTTAAATCACTAACTGCTTTCTATCCAAAAGAGCAATCTAATTCCAATG TGAGCGTTGTGATCACAGGAGTAGGACCGGATTTCACTAAGATGGAATCGTTTGGCAAAGTTGAAGAATTTGCTGACACTCTG GTTAGTGGATTGGACAGAAGCTGGAAAAAACCACCTGGTGTGGCTGCTAAACTCATAGACTGTAAATCATCTAAAG GATTTTATTTCATTGAGTATACGCTGCAAAGTCCTGGCGAGAGTCGCAAACATCTATATTCAGCTATTGGGATGTTAACAAATGGCTGGTATAACAGACTATATACAGTAACAGGACAG TATGGAGATGAGGAAACAGACAAGTATGCTTCCAAGATTCAGAAG GCAGTTCGATCGTTTAAGTTCACATAG